A region of the Desulfobacter postgatei 2ac9 genome:
ATTCATAGCGAATTTGGGTGGAATTTCGAAAATAGTGGGGCAGGGCGTTTGCTATGTCGGCGGTTTTGAATCCATGGACACTGTATTTTGGCTTGAGCAGTTCCTCACATAACTCGAATTGCCGCTCTTTTCTCAGGTCCGGGGGAGTCACTGTTTTGTCGAGATGATGGGTAACGGGCTTTTTGAAGATGTCGGTTTGCCCTTCGCAGATAGAGGTAACATCGACATCGGCGCAGCAGTCAAGCAGCCTGTTGTTGCACCCGAGTCCGAACCACAGATAAGCCTGCAGATAGAGTACAGGTTTTTGCAGCCCCAGCGATTTGGGGTTATTGATGGTAGTTTCGGTACGGATGAGATAACCGGTTTTGTTGTACTGCTTGATGGAATTTCCCCTGAACCAGTGTTTGATGCAGGCATTATTGTCATACAATCTCCGGAAAGTCTTTGAAATGGAGCGGGCGGGCCGCTTGCTGAAGATTTGGGCAATGCTGTCGGGCCATCCGACGCGTGAGAATTTATCAATTAGACGTTCGAAGAGATTGGTAGAAAAACGGGAAGATTTGAAGATGAGATTGGAATGATATAATTATGACCGTTGAAATAGAACTCGCAGGGGAAGGGCAGATAGGAAGATATTTTTAGATAGCACGGGCCACCAAGGATTTCATCGTGAAAATAGATGTAATATTGCTTGACTGGTTTGCGGCATTTGTAAAGTCGATGGAATTTTTTACCGTTTTTTGATGTCAGTTCCCGGGCAGCCATGGTTTGCACCGGTTCCTTGTCGCCCAGGATGCAGAAGACAAAGTTCCCCTTTCCCTGAAAGCCATTGGCGTAGTGCTTTTGAACATACTGCAGCTTGGCGCCATCTGTACCTCCATCCACGGCCGGCCACCAGAAAATCGGGATATCGTATTTTGCCGCCTGCTTTGAGATATGGGTGTTTAGCTGATCGGTGACAATTCGCATGACACCGTTGGAGGGCTTGGAAAATCCCAAGCTCCTCAAAAAGATGACAATGTACCCGATGGAAAAGAAACTCCGGATGTATCCTCGAATGATAACGAGATCGAAACAAGTGTAATTAAATTTGATATTTTCAGAGAATTGATCTACAAAAGTGTTGTCCATGGGTTTTTCTTTTTTTTTTGAGGTTAGGTGTGGTAACTCAACCTTAATTTTTATAAGGATAACCCATGGCATTCAAGACTTTTCTATGTTGGCAGGTTTCGGAACTTTAGTTTGGTAAGACATCACAGATTCACGTCCGGGCGACCCGGCAATTCTCGTTGCGGACAGTAGACGGGCTCGAGAAGAGTTGCGTTGGAGTCCAGAATATACTGATATTGAAAACATTATTCAGACTGCCTGGATTAGATATCAATAAAGCGAACCAACGTGTATAGTATGTGGCGAAAATTTCCCATTTGTAGAGAACCTGGTGCGTTCAGGCCTGTTACTCCTGACCAAATTGGGTGTAAAGGCCCATGATGTCGCTCAACAGCCTCGGCTGTCCACTTCTGGTTTTCAAGAAACCCATAGCCAAGCCCATCCCCCTTGGTACGGCTGAACGGATCATGGATCGAAGACATGTGATCCAGGTGGCTGTAATTCTGTTTACCCTCACGCTCCTCTCCGTTGCCGGCATGGTAACGATCTTCTATTCCGCCATTGCTTTAGGCGATCACGCAACCGCTGAACTTGCAAGAAATATCGGTTTTGGCGGGGGTGTTCTGGGTTTAAGTCTTGCCTTCCTGACGATGCTGTATCGACAATATGCTCATTTAACCGCCCCACTTTATGCTTTGGCCGGTGGTATTTTCATGACAGGCATAGCCTTGCACTTTGAAATTCGATTTCCGGGCATCGCCCTTCAATCCATTTTCCTAACGTTGGCAGTATTTTGCATCATGCTCCTGCTCTATGCTACGGGCACGATTGCAGTAACACGTAAGCTAATAATCGTTATTTATGCCGCGACCGCTTCCATTGCCTTGGCATATTTGTTCAGCTTTCTGTTGATTTTTCTGGATTTCCATATCTCGTTTCTCCATGGTGCAGGAACCGGCGGCACTATCTGGTTCGGCTTCATTGCGGTCACCGCAGCCATTAATATGGTGTTGGATTTTGAACGGATAAATCAAATCGAGGGTCGAAAACAACCTGTCTTCATGCCTTGGTACGTCGGACTCGGTCTGATGATTACCATGGTTTGGCTGTATGTTTCCATCCTTCGGATGCTGGCGACTGTTCGGCGTTAACGATTTGAATGGAAAAATAACCATGCCAAAACAACAAGTATTTGTAATCGGGCACAAGGGCCTGGTGGGTTCGGCTATTGTCCGTCAGTTGGAGCGAAAAACCAATATCGAGCTTCTTACTGCTACACGCAGCGAACTGAATCTGTTGGATCAGGCAGCGGTGCAGACCTGGTTTGAAAACAACCCGGTCGATCAGGTATATGTAGGCGCAGCAAAGGTGGGGGGATTCATGCCAACAATGAATACCCGGCTGAATTTATCTATGAAAATTTGATGGTTGAAGCCAATCTGATTCATGCGGCACACCAGGCAGGTGTGCAGAAACTTTTGTTTCTGGGCTCGTCCTGCATTTATCCCAAGTATGCAAAACAACCCATGCGTGAAGATGCTTTGCTTACAGGCCCTTTGGAACCTACCAACGAACCCTACGCCATCGCAAAAATTGCCGGAATCAAGCTGTGTGAAAGCTATAATCGGCAGTATGGACGCGATTACCGCAGTGTGATGCCCACCAATCTTTACGGACCCAATGATAATTTTCATCCCCGGAACAGTCATGTGATACCGGCCCTGCTGCGCCGTTTTCACGAAGCCAAAGAGGCCGGAAAAAAACAGGTTACAGCATGGGGAACCGGCAAGCCTATGCGTGAATTTCTGCATGTGGATGATATGGCTGCGGCCTGTGTCCATGTCATGGAACTGGACACAGAAACCTATCAGGCCCATACGCAACCAAAGATGTCCCACATCAACGTGGGGTCGGGGGTCGATTGCACCATCCGGGAATTGACCGAAACTGTCGCAAAAGTGGTCGGGTTTGAGGGTGAGATTGTATGGGATACCAGCAAACCTGACGGCACACCGCGCAAACTGCTGGATGTGTCGCGCCTGAAGGCCCTGGGGTGGGAGGCATCTATCGGTTTGGAAGATGGGTTGCGTCAGACCTATGCCTGGTTTCTGGACAATATTGATAAGTTCAGGCGATAGATTTTTTGTATATTCGCTTTTCAAAGGTGTTTATCATGATTCAGCCAATCATCATTGCCGGTGGCTCCGGCACAAGACTCTGGCCCATGTCCAGAAAACTGTATCCCAAGCAATACCTGGCCCTGGCCGGTGATCTGAGCAGGACAGGCTGGTAACCTTCGGAATCGTCCCTGACAAGCCTGAAACAGGGTATGGCTATATCCGCAAAGGGGAGAACCTGGGTGACACCGGATTCTGTGTGAGCGGTTTTGTGGTAAAACCTGGTGCGGCCAGGGCGGAAACCTACTTGAATTCAGGCGATTATTTATGGAATAGCGGCATGTTCATGTTCCGGGCACAAAAATATATTGAAGCGCTTGAACTGTTTCAACCAGATATAATTAAAACCTGCAAAGCAGTCATGGAAAATAGCTCTCAGGACATGAATTTTATCCGGGTGATCAACGGTGAGTAGAGGTCCAGTCCAGATCGTATCTGGGAAAAGATGATATTGTGCGGCTGGAGGACAGGTATGGGCGGGTTGAGTGATCAAAGGGGGGAGAAGATGCAGAAGACTGGTCCCATCCGCAGTGCCTTGAACGGATGATGGCCCCTTTGCTGGAAGACGACACTCTGATGGGGCCCGGGGCCGGATCAAGGCCCGCAACTACAATATCCAGACCATGAACACCAGCTGGAAACCTTTTTTGAGGGATCAGCGATCGGTTTCACGCCATTGATTCCTGCAAGATTGAGGCGGAACTGCGATTAACCGATTCCAAAAATATCGAAATCATATTATGATTTCGATAAAATGATTTATGATAAATTACAGGATAAACGCTGATGCCCGATGATATTGCAGAACTATTTGCAGCCCCGGAAGGAAAAACTCTCGAGTTTAAACGGGATTTGTCTTCAATGAAGCAGATCATGAAGACGGTGGTTGCCTTTGCCAATACCGCTGGTGGCAAGCTTATCATCGGTAAGGACGATGATGGTAGGGTGTTTGGGGTGGAAGATCCGCTTTTGGCGGAAGAAAAGTTGTCCAACGCCATTGCCGACTCCATTATGCCATTGATCATGCCCGATATTGAAATTATTTCATGGGAAGGCCGTCCCCTCATCTTAATTCGTGTGGTACACTGGCCCGGCCCGTTTTATATAAAAAGTCAAGGCCCTTTGGAAGGCACTTATATTCGACTGGGATCGACAAATCGCAAAGCTGGTCCGGAATTTATCGCTGAAATTGAACGGATGCACAAAAATAAATCATTTGATCAACTTCCTTGCCCGGCTTTTGACATAGAGGCCCTTGATATTCCGTTTCTTCAAACTCGATGATCCAGTTTTTAAAAATTGACATGGAACGTA
Encoded here:
- a CDS encoding sugar phosphate nucleotidyltransferase, which produces MIQPIIIAGGSGTRLWPMSRKLYPKQYLALAGDLSRTGW
- a CDS encoding sugar phosphate nucleotidyltransferase, producing MRKGENLGDTGFCVSGFVVKPGAARAETYLNSGDYLWNSGMFMFRAQKYIEALELFQPDIIKTCKAVMENSSQDMNFIRVINGE
- a CDS encoding Bax inhibitor-1/YccA family protein, whose amino-acid sequence is MMSLNSLGCPLLVFKKPIAKPIPLGTAERIMDRRHVIQVAVILFTLTLLSVAGMVTIFYSAIALGDHATAELARNIGFGGGVLGLSLAFLTMLYRQYAHLTAPLYALAGGIFMTGIALHFEIRFPGIALQSIFLTLAVFCIMLLLYATGTIAVTRKLIIVIYAATASIALAYLFSFLLIFLDFHISFLHGAGTGGTIWFGFIAVTAAINMVLDFERINQIEGRKQPVFMPWYVGLGLMITMVWLYVSILRMLATVRR
- a CDS encoding AlbA family DNA-binding domain-containing protein, which translates into the protein MPDDIAELFAAPEGKTLEFKRDLSSMKQIMKTVVAFANTAGGKLIIGKDDDGRVFGVEDPLLAEEKLSNAIADSIMPLIMPDIEIISWEGRPLILIRVVHWPGPFYIKSQGPLEGTYIRLGSTNRKAGPEFIAEIERMHKNKSFDQLPCPAFDIEALDIPFLQTR